DNA sequence from the Desulfurobacterium indicum genome:
TGATGTAGTTGAGCTTCCCGCCTTTTGCTCTGAAAGCTTTGAGTTTCTGAAGTAGAACTTTTTCTTTTGCAAACTCTGCCTTGAGAACGTCGTCCGGCTTGTTGTTGTCCTTGCAGGCAGGGTCGTGAGGTGTAATGTGACATGTGAGACAGTTTGGATACTTCTCGGCAATAGCCTTTCCGTGAGGATATTCGCCGTGACAATCCTGACATCTCGGGATAAATCCGTGCCTGTTGTGGTGACAGGCAACACATGCCACTTTGCTGTGCTTTGTAGTTGATGTTTCGAGGTTGTGTGCAACATAGCCGTGACAAGCTGCACATTGGGAATTTGGTGTATTCTTGCTGTAAGTAATGTTGACCGGATAGTGTGGGTTGTGGTGACAAGCAAAGCAGTCGTTGTTTGTTTGCTCCGGTCTGTGTGGAAGGTGGCATTCGAGACACTGTGGAATGTATCCGTGTGTGCTGTGGTGACATGCAGCACAGCCGATTTGCGTGTGCTTGGTTGGTTTTTCCTGCATAAGGTCATAGATAGGACCGTGACATACCTGACAGTTCTTGGCAACGAAGTTTTCAGGTTGTCCTGTGCCAGGATATTTCTTACCGCCGACATAACCTGTAAACGGTGTTGTAACAGGCATTGGCTTTTTGATAGCGTGTGGATCTGTGTGACACTTCATACAATCTGGGAGAGAAGGTCCGTGGTAGAGTCCGTGGCACCTTGTACATTTAGGCATCAGTTCTTCCCAACCTTTGATGCCTTTTTTAGGACTCCACTCGTGGAATCTTTCGTGACAAATTGTACAGCTAAACTGGTGCCTTCCACCCTCTTTCTGCATCGCCTTATAGATGCTGTAGTGACAGGCGCCACAATCGGCTGGCTTAAGCGGTTGAACCGGTTTAGTAAATAAAGCCTTCTCTTCCGGACCTATTTTCGGAAGATTTCCTCCGTTTGTAAGGGAGGGTGGGCAGTTTGTAAGGGTTACACCGTAAGCCGTTGTAGCACCCATCAGCGCAGAGCAGAGGATGAGTGCCTTTAATTTCCCTCTCATTATTAACAACCCTCCTGCTTTGGGATTTTCAACTTTACATCTAATAATAACAGAGAGACTATGTACTGTCAACAATATTCCAAATCTGCTCAAAATCTTTTGTAAAAAATCTTTTAACTATTGTGAAAGCCCGTATTTGGATAATCTATAACGAAATTCTCTGAATGTAAGTCCTAAAAGTGATGCTGCTTCTTTTTTCTTTCCTCCAGTTTTTTCCAGGGCTTTTAGCAGGTATTCTTTTTCCAGTTCTTCGAGAATGTTTTTTAAATTAACTCCTTCGTCCGGGATTATGATTTCTGTGTGGGGGTTTTTTTCTTCACCTGTTATGGGGAGAGAAAGAATATCTTTATCGGATAAAATTATTGCTTTTTCAACAAGATTTCTTAATTCCCTGACGTTTCCTTTTAACGGTAGTGACATAACGTAATTTATGAAGTCCGATGATATAGATCCGAACTTTTTTCCGTATTTTTTAGACAGTTTTTTGGCAAAGTATTCTATGAGTGGAGGAATATCTTCTTTCCTTTCCCTTAGAGGGGGTAGGTTAATGGTAATGGTTGATAATCTGTAAAAGAGATCTTCTCTGAATAAGCCTTTACTTATTTTTTCTTCAAGGTTACTGTTTGTTGCGGCTATTACTCTTACGTCAACTTCTTTTTCTTCAATCCCTCCTATTGGTCTTATCTTTTTCTCTTCTAAAAATCTCAAAAGTTTTGCCTGTAAAGGTAGAGGCATATCGCCTATTTCGTCCAGAAATAAAGTTCCTCCGTTTGCCTCTTCTATAAGCCCTTTTTTGTTTCTCGTTGCTCCTGTGAATGCACCTTTTTTGTAACCAAATAGCTCACTTTCAAGAAGTTCTGATGGAAGTGATGCACAGTTTATTGCCACAAACGGAGCGGTTTTTCTGTTGCTCAGGTTATGGATTGTTCTTGCCACTACTTCTTTTCCCGTGCCGCTTTCACCTGTAATGAGAACGTTTGTATCATAAGGGGCTATTTTTTTTATAAATTCTTTTATTTTTTTTATTTTCGGCGATTCTCCTATAAAATCTTTGTAGGTGTCTTCGTATTCTTCTACTTTTTTTTCAAGTTCGATTTTTTTCTTAACATTTCGGAAGATGAGTCTGAGTTCCGAGATATCAAACGGTTTTGCTACGTAGTCAAAAGCTCCGAGTTTTATTGCTTCTTTTGCCGTTTCAGATGATGCAAAGGCAGTTATTATGATTACTTCTGTTTTTAATTGTTTTTCCCTTACTTTTTTTAGAACTTCCATTCCAGAACCGTCCGGAAGTCTCAGGTCAAGTAGAATTAAATCGTAATCGTGGTTTTCCAGTTTTTTCAGACTTTCTTCTACATTTGCGGCTTCTTCTGTTTCGAAATCAAACTCTTCAAGCATCATTCCAAGAATATCTCTTATACTTTTTTCATCGTCAACTATTAGCGCTTTCATTTTGTTCCTCTTTGTTTTCCAGCGGTATTTCGAAACAAAATTTACATCCTCCGTATATAGAAGATGTAACTGTTAGCCTGCCTCCCAATTCTATTGCTACCCTTTTGGCGATGGCAAGTCCCAGTCCTGTTCCGTCCTTTTTCTTGGTGAAAAACGGTTCGAAAATTTTTTCTTTGGAATCGCTGTCTATTCCAGGACCGTCGTCTTCAATACATATTTTCAGGATTTTTTTCTCATAGGATATGGATATGATTACCAGATTTTTTGACCATTCGAAAGCGTTTTTAACGATGTTTGATATGGCTGAGTAGAGAGATTTGTAGGGAACCGTTATTGTGAACTTTTTGTCTGGCATTATCAGTTTCAATTTTTTTTCAGGGTATATGTATCTGATAGATTCGACAATTTGTTTTACCATTTCTTTTATGTTAACTTCCGTTTTCTGAACGTCAAGAGGTCTTGATAACATCAGAAAATCGTTGATTATAGAGGATAGCCTTTCGGTTTCTCTTTTAAGCAGGTCAAGAAGTTTTTTGTTGCATGTTTCTGATTCTGCCATCAGATCAACGGCAGCTTTTATAGAAGCGAGCGGGTTTTTGATTTCATGGGCAAGGTCGGCACTGATCCTGTATAGTCGTTTAAAGACTTCATTTTTCTTTTTTTCTTCTTCAAGTTGGGCAATGTATATTGTTTGATTTATCATTTTCTTTGCGAAAGTTTTTCCTGCTACATATATTGCGAAGAAGGCGACGCCGTTTAGAAAAAGCTTTATTGTCAAATCCTGAAATGTATACATTTTGGTTGTGTATAACGTTATTCCATATGTTATTAGAGAGATTATCGGAAACAGAACGGTCAAAGGTGATTCCAAGAAGAAAGAGGCAAAGAATATAGGAAAAAGATATAAAATGGCTATATAGTCCCAGTATAGGATGTTACTTTTTATTAGAGCAGAAATAAAGATGATGTCAAGTAAAAAATCATAAGGGTTTTCTTTCTTGTAGAACAGAGATAGGAGAGATACCATGGAATAGAGGAATATAACGCCTAAGGAATAAACATTGTAAATGACAATTCCCTCTCTCCAGAGAGAGAGGGAAATAAGTATAAGAAAAAGCGAAGATGAGAATATGAAACGTGAAACCTTATAATAGAGAAAAAAGTCTTTCCAGAATGCCAGTTTTTTAGAGTTTTTCTTCAAGACTCTGCTCATATACGGTTTGTGCTTCTGTTATAGGTATATCAATGATCTCTTTGTTTTTGTGGAGTATTCTGCCGTTTTGTCCTCCGGTTTTACCTATTACCTTTGCAGGTATGGTTTTCTTTTTGAAAAATTCAAGTGCTTCATCTACATATTCAGGGGAAACGGTGATTATGATTCTGCTCTGTTCTTCACCAAACAGCAGAAAGTCTGTTCGTATGTCGTCTTCAAGGTTTACTTCAAATCCGATCTTATTGCCAAAGGCGGACTCAAACAGTGTTACTGCAAGACCACCTTCAGATATATCGTGAGCGCTTTTAATAAAACCTTTAGATATTGCTTCTACGAGACTTTTTTGAAGATTCTTTTCAAATGTCAGGTCTATTGTTCGGCCGGGTCCCTTTATTTTTCCTTCTATCAGCTTCTGGTATTCACTTCCGGAGATGTTTCCAGTGTTTTCTCCAAGTAGAATGATTATGTCACCTTCGTTTTTGAAGTCTTTTGTCATTCTATTATTGATGTTTTCAAGAACTCCAACGCAAACAACAGTAGGTGTTGGATATATGGCTCTTTTTTTATTGCCAACTACTGTTTCGTTGTAAAAGCTGACGTTTCCGCTAACGACAGGTGTTTCGAGGATTTTACAGGCGTCAGCCATTCCGTCTGTGCATTTTACAAATTGCCACATTATTTCAGGGTCCTCAGGACTTCCAAAGTTTAGGCAATCAGTTATTGCTCTTGGAGTAGCACCGCTGCATGCTACGTTTCTTGCTGCCTCTGCTACGGCAATTTTTCCTCCCTCGTAGGGATTTAAATAGCAATAGCGGGAGTTGCAATCTGAGCTTATGGCTATTCCTTTTTCTGTTCCTTTTACTCTTAGAACGGAGGCATCAGATCCCGGATATACCGTGGTATTAATCTGGACCATGTGGTCATACTGCTGGTATATCCATCGTTTGCTTGCTATTGTTGGAGAGGAGAGAAGTTTTTTCGTTATTTCATTGTAATCTTCCGGTTCTTTTATGATTTCTGGATCATATTTCATATTTTCTTTTATGTATGAAGGCATCTTGAAAGGACGATAGTAAACGGGAGATTCTTCGGTTAGTATGTCTATCGGAAGTTCGGCAACTTTATCACCGTGCCATAGTAACTTTATAACAGGTTCTTCTATAATTTCTCCTATTATGCAGGCATCAAGCCCCCATTTCTTGAAAACGTTCATAATTTTATCTTCTTTACCTTTTTCACATACTACGAGCATTCTTTCCTGTGATTCGGATAACATTATTTCATAGGGGGTCATGCCTTCTTCTCTCGTTGGCACTTTGTCAAGTTCAAGTTTGATTCCGACGTTTCCTCTTGAGGCCATTT
Encoded proteins:
- a CDS encoding sigma-54-dependent transcriptional regulator — protein: MKALIVDDEKSIRDILGMMLEEFDFETEEAANVEESLKKLENHDYDLILLDLRLPDGSGMEVLKKVREKQLKTEVIIITAFASSETAKEAIKLGAFDYVAKPFDISELRLIFRNVKKKIELEKKVEEYEDTYKDFIGESPKIKKIKEFIKKIAPYDTNVLITGESGTGKEVVARTIHNLSNRKTAPFVAINCASLPSELLESELFGYKKGAFTGATRNKKGLIEEANGGTLFLDEIGDMPLPLQAKLLRFLEEKKIRPIGGIEEKEVDVRVIAATNSNLEEKISKGLFREDLFYRLSTITINLPPLRERKEDIPPLIEYFAKKLSKKYGKKFGSISSDFINYVMSLPLKGNVRELRNLVEKAIILSDKDILSLPITGEEKNPHTEIIIPDEGVNLKNILEELEKEYLLKALEKTGGKKKEAASLLGLTFREFRYRLSKYGLSQ
- the purL gene encoding phosphoribosylformylglycinamidine synthase subunit PurL, with translation MDKKTIESHVPMEEYKKIVKLLGREPNLVELGIFSAMWSEHCSYKSSRAHLSKFPTKAPWVVQGPGENAGIIMIDEEKEICAAFKVESHNHPSFIEPFNGAATGVGGILRDVFTMGARPIACMNSLRFGELDDPKMKYIVKGVVSGISHYGNCVGVPTVGGEVYFDSCYQTNPLVNAFALGLVEKNKIFYAKAAGVGNPVIYVGSKTGRDGIHGATMASEEFSSEEEVEKKVNVQVGDPFVEKLLIEACLEAMETDGIVAIQDMGAAGLTSSSVEMASRGNVGIKLELDKVPTREEGMTPYEIMLSESQERMLVVCEKGKEDKIMNVFKKWGLDACIIGEIIEEPVIKLLWHGDKVAELPIDILTEESPVYYRPFKMPSYIKENMKYDPEIIKEPEDYNEITKKLLSSPTIASKRWIYQQYDHMVQINTTVYPGSDASVLRVKGTEKGIAISSDCNSRYCYLNPYEGGKIAVAEAARNVACSGATPRAITDCLNFGSPEDPEIMWQFVKCTDGMADACKILETPVVSGNVSFYNETVVGNKKRAIYPTPTVVCVGVLENINNRMTKDFKNEGDIIILLGENTGNISGSEYQKLIEGKIKGPGRTIDLTFEKNLQKSLVEAISKGFIKSAHDISEGGLAVTLFESAFGNKIGFEVNLEDDIRTDFLLFGEEQSRIIITVSPEYVDEALEFFKKKTIPAKVIGKTGGQNGRILHKNKEIIDIPITEAQTVYEQSLEEKL
- a CDS encoding sensor histidine kinase, which codes for MKKNSKKLAFWKDFFLYYKVSRFIFSSSLFLILISLSLWREGIVIYNVYSLGVIFLYSMVSLLSLFYKKENPYDFLLDIIFISALIKSNILYWDYIAILYLFPIFFASFFLESPLTVLFPIISLITYGITLYTTKMYTFQDLTIKLFLNGVAFFAIYVAGKTFAKKMINQTIYIAQLEEEKKKNEVFKRLYRISADLAHEIKNPLASIKAAVDLMAESETCNKKLLDLLKRETERLSSIINDFLMLSRPLDVQKTEVNIKEMVKQIVESIRYIYPEKKLKLIMPDKKFTITVPYKSLYSAISNIVKNAFEWSKNLVIISISYEKKILKICIEDDGPGIDSDSKEKIFEPFFTKKKDGTGLGLAIAKRVAIELGGRLTVTSSIYGGCKFCFEIPLENKEEQNESANS